A genome region from Musa acuminata AAA Group cultivar baxijiao chromosome BXJ3-5, Cavendish_Baxijiao_AAA, whole genome shotgun sequence includes the following:
- the LOC103985552 gene encoding WRKY transcription factor WRKY51 has translation MAVDLVGYTKMDDRIAIQEATAAGLRSMEHLIRHLSNPHCQQQLDCHEIADFAISKFKKVIAIIDGTGHARFRRGPVAPLPLAEPSLPAAVKSLTLAPIPLRVIHPHHPLPPPPKTTLTLDFTRPVSTAAAGELPPPTRYGKEYFSISMPMTSATSSFVSSVTRDCSVSNGNLTLSSLLLPLPAAASASRPPLSSAPKRRWHEHSHAHSDHVAGKNAVPGTRCHCSKRRKPRVKRTIRVPAVGLKAADIPADEYSWRKYGQKPIKGSPYPRSYYKCSTLRGCPARKHVERAPDDPSMLIVTYEGEHRHSAAAI, from the exons ATGGCCGTTGATCTGGTGGGGTACACAAAGATGGACGACCGGATCGCCATCCAGGAGGCGACCGCCGCGGGGCTTCGCTCAATGGAGCACCTCATCCGTCACCTCTCAAACCCCCACTGCCAGCAGCAGCTGGACTGCCACGAGATCGCCGATTTCGCTATTTCCAAGTTCAAGAAGGTCATCGCCATCATCGACGGCACTGGCCACGCCCGGTTCCGCCGCGGCCCAGTGGCGCCGCTTCCTCTGGCCGAGCCGTCGTTGCCAGCCGCCGTGAAGAGTCTTACCCTCGCGCCGATACCGCTGCGCGTCATCCACCCTCACCACCCGCTCCCGCCGCCTCCCAAGACGACGCTGACCCTCGACTTCACCAGGCCAGTCTCCACCGCTGCGGCTGGCGAGCTGCCCCCGCCCACTCGATATGGCAAGGAGTACTTCAGCATCTCAATGCCGATGACGTCCGCGACGTCCTCGTTCGTGTCGTCCGTCACCCGAGACTGCAGCGTGTCGAACGGCAATCTCACGctgtcctccctcctcctcccgctgcccgccgccgcctccgccagcAGGCCGCCCCTCTCGTCCGCGCCTAAGCGGCGGTGGCATGAGCACTCTCATGCCCACTCGGATCACGTCGCCGGCAAGAACGCCGTCCCGGGTACTCGCTGCCACTGCTCCAAGAGAAG GAAGCCGCGGGTTAAGCGGACGATACGGGTGCCGGCGGTGGGCTTGAAGGCGGCCGATATCCCGGCCGACGAGTATTCGTGGCGAAAGTACGGGCAGAAGCCCATCAAGGGATCACCTTACCCCAG GAGTTACTACAAGTGCAGCACCCTGCGGGGTTGCCCGGCAAGGAAGCACGTGGAGCGGGCGCCGGACGACCCCTCGATGCTGATCGTGACCTACGAGGGAGAGCACCGCCACAGTGCCGCCGCCATCTAA